The genomic region GGGCCAGCAGATTTCTCCTGATCGTTTAAAGAGGGTAATTGAAAGTTTCCGTAACACATCGCTGATTGTAGTCGGTGATGTGATGGTTGATGAATATCTCTGGGGTGATGTAAAGAGAATCTCTCCTGAGGCGCCTGTTCCTGTTGTGGAGGTTGAATCGGTCAGCCGCGGGCTGGGTGGGGCGGCCAATGTGGTTCAGAACCTTTCCAGTCTTGGGATAAAGCCGGTGTTGGTATCGGTTTGTGGTAACGATGAAAACGGGATGCATCTAAAGGGAAACCTGGAGAAGATCGGGTGCGGCTCAGAAGGGATAATCTTTTCCAGTACCCGTCCTACTACTATAAAGACAAGGATCCTTGCCCGTAACCAGCAGGTTGTCAGGGCTGACCGGGAATTGGTGAAGGATCTAAGCAGTGAGGAGAGTGAGAAACTTTGGGAGAGCTACCAGGGACTCTTTGATCGCTGCCAGGGGACTATTATCTCGGATTATGGAAAAGGGGTTATATCTCTTCCTTTTCTAGAGCTAATTATAGAAAAATGCTCTAAGGCGAAGCACTTCGTAGCCATAGACCCCAAGGAGCGCCATTTTGATCAATACAAGGGTGTGACAGTGGTTACTCCAAATCTCAGGGAGGCGCATGCGATGCTGGGTGTTCCTTACCGGAACTGTTCCGATGAGGAGATCAGGGATTTGGGATGGAAGATAGTTGACAATTTATCTCTTCCATACCTGCTTATCACTCTCAGTGAGCGTGGGATGGCTTTGTTTGAGAGCAGCGGGAGAGTATTCAGGCATCTTCCTACCATGGCCAGGAAAGTATTTGATGTGACAGGGGCCGGGGATACGGTTATCAGTGTGTTTTCTGCTGCTGTGACAAGTGGTGCAACACCGATCGAGGCGGCATTTCTGGCAAACTATGCCGCTGGATTGACAGTTGCAGAGCTTGGCACCGCATCTGTGAGCCCCGAGGACCTGATGGCTGCGTGCGGGGTCGCTTAAAGGTTCAGGGCCTGAGCATCTTTTTAATCAGGGCTCTGTTGGGAATTATATAGTCGATTACCGAAAGTAAGGTAAAGACAGCAGGCAGCAGAAGTACCCAGAAGCCGGTATTATATCCGGCGATCTCAAGTGGCATCCATTTTACAGAATAAAACTGCATCAGTACT from Fibrobacter sp. harbors:
- the rfaE1 gene encoding D-glycero-beta-D-manno-heptose-7-phosphate kinase; translated protein: MQGQQISPDRLKRVIESFRNTSLIVVGDVMVDEYLWGDVKRISPEAPVPVVEVESVSRGLGGAANVVQNLSSLGIKPVLVSVCGNDENGMHLKGNLEKIGCGSEGIIFSSTRPTTIKTRILARNQQVVRADRELVKDLSSEESEKLWESYQGLFDRCQGTIISDYGKGVISLPFLELIIEKCSKAKHFVAIDPKERHFDQYKGVTVVTPNLREAHAMLGVPYRNCSDEEIRDLGWKIVDNLSLPYLLITLSERGMALFESSGRVFRHLPTMARKVFDVTGAGDTVISVFSAAVTSGATPIEAAFLANYAAGLTVAELGTASVSPEDLMAACGVA